A portion of the Candidatus Hydrogenedentota bacterium genome contains these proteins:
- a CDS encoding DUF4118 domain-containing protein: MTRPDPDELVRRVQAEEAKAGRGRLKIFFGASAGVGKTFAMLRAARQLQEGGVDVVVGLVETHGRRDTMALLEGLELLPRRVLPYRGHDLEEFDIDAALKRRPSVILIDELAHTNAPGSRHPKRWQDIEEILGQGVDVYSTLNVQHLESLNDVVGRITSIRVGETVPDRVFDAADEITLVDLPAEELLQRLKDGKVYMQEQANRAAQNFFRKGNLIALRELALRRTANRVDDDMAGYRSRAAATSIWHARDRVLACVGPAPGSDDVLRSASRLASALNADWHAIYVDPPAHQALPEAVLSVVLGRLKLAEDLGASTSTISGVDIAQGLIAYARRQNVTKIVLGRTVHSWWRNPLSLDLPQQIERLAPDLDLVLVGRPAQADQPRRAAKTSPAGPRISTQRYVLSIVASAATAAATYPFFPALDDTNIAMLFLASVLPVALYLGRGPAIVTALLNVLAFDVLFVEPRFSVAVSDVEYLITFLVMFVAGLLTASLASGMRFQTRKALSREEHMRDLYQLARDLSGALTNEQIAGIVQRAVKGLFGAESRLLMPDLANRLKAPADTMAVDMGIAQWSFDRCSTAGAGTDTLPGSEVHYLPLKAPMRVRGVLAIQSLPRQALMMTEDRQQLETLGALAAIALERVHFVTVAQETLLKIESGRLRESMLNALSHDLKTPLASMQIMVETLLHEKARFPEAQHDLVARIHLQVRGMARIVGNLLDMARLEAGPGVLRPDWQHLEELIGTARNALGPALDQHRLLVEIPSDFPLLHGDGVLLERVFANLLENAGKYVPAGGSIGIRARVKGVQAEIEVWDEGPGIPKGQESVLFEKFVRGKSESSVAGVGLGLAICRAIIDAHGGTITAENRPEGGTCFRMTLPLKTPPELDPETVESEMDDA; the protein is encoded by the coding sequence ATGACCCGCCCCGACCCGGACGAGCTTGTCCGGCGTGTTCAGGCGGAAGAGGCCAAAGCGGGGCGCGGCAGGTTAAAGATATTCTTTGGCGCCAGCGCCGGCGTGGGGAAGACCTTCGCCATGCTCCGGGCCGCCCGGCAATTGCAGGAGGGTGGAGTGGATGTGGTCGTTGGCCTCGTGGAGACCCACGGCCGCCGCGACACCATGGCGTTGTTGGAAGGGCTGGAGCTTCTTCCGCGAAGGGTTCTGCCGTATCGCGGTCATGACCTGGAAGAATTCGATATTGATGCCGCCCTGAAACGCCGTCCATCGGTAATACTCATCGATGAACTGGCCCACACCAACGCTCCAGGCTCGCGCCATCCGAAGCGGTGGCAGGATATTGAAGAAATTTTAGGCCAGGGTGTGGATGTTTATTCGACACTTAATGTGCAGCACCTGGAAAGTTTGAACGACGTGGTGGGGCGGATCACGAGCATCCGGGTGGGGGAGACCGTGCCAGATCGGGTCTTCGATGCCGCCGATGAGATCACCCTGGTCGATCTTCCGGCGGAGGAATTGCTCCAGCGCCTGAAGGACGGCAAAGTCTACATGCAGGAGCAGGCGAATCGCGCCGCGCAGAATTTCTTCCGCAAGGGCAACCTAATCGCACTGCGCGAGCTGGCCCTTCGTCGCACGGCCAACCGGGTGGACGATGATATGGCGGGCTATCGCAGCCGCGCCGCGGCAACGTCAATCTGGCACGCGCGGGATCGCGTCCTGGCCTGCGTGGGGCCCGCTCCCGGATCGGACGATGTGCTCCGGAGCGCCTCCCGGCTGGCCTCGGCACTGAACGCGGACTGGCACGCGATCTACGTGGACCCCCCCGCCCACCAGGCGCTGCCGGAAGCGGTCCTTTCCGTTGTCCTGGGGCGCTTGAAGCTTGCGGAAGATCTCGGCGCGTCTACGTCGACCATTTCGGGGGTGGACATCGCCCAGGGGCTGATCGCCTATGCACGGCGGCAGAATGTCACCAAGATCGTGCTGGGTCGCACGGTGCATTCCTGGTGGCGCAACCCCCTTTCGCTGGATCTGCCCCAGCAGATTGAACGTCTGGCGCCGGATCTCGATCTGGTGCTGGTGGGCAGGCCCGCACAGGCTGATCAGCCTCGCCGCGCCGCGAAGACATCCCCGGCGGGGCCGCGGATTTCCACCCAACGCTACGTCCTCTCCATCGTCGCCAGCGCGGCCACGGCCGCCGCCACCTATCCGTTCTTTCCCGCACTGGACGACACGAACATCGCCATGCTTTTTCTTGCTTCCGTACTACCGGTGGCCCTGTATCTCGGGCGCGGCCCAGCCATCGTCACGGCCCTGTTGAACGTGCTGGCCTTCGATGTGCTCTTCGTCGAACCGCGCTTCTCCGTTGCCGTGAGTGATGTGGAGTATCTGATCACCTTTCTTGTCATGTTTGTAGCCGGGCTCCTCACCGCAAGCCTGGCTTCCGGCATGCGTTTTCAAACGAGAAAAGCCCTCTCCCGCGAGGAGCACATGCGCGACCTCTATCAGCTCGCACGGGACCTCTCCGGCGCACTGACCAACGAGCAGATTGCGGGGATTGTGCAGCGCGCGGTGAAGGGGCTTTTCGGGGCGGAATCCCGCCTGCTCATGCCCGATCTCGCCAACCGCTTGAAGGCCCCCGCCGATACCATGGCCGTGGATATGGGCATTGCCCAGTGGAGCTTTGATCGGTGCAGCACCGCAGGCGCCGGCACCGACACACTCCCAGGCAGCGAGGTCCACTATCTCCCGCTGAAGGCCCCCATGCGCGTCCGGGGCGTCCTGGCGATTCAAAGTCTCCCGCGCCAGGCCCTGATGATGACGGAAGACCGCCAGCAACTGGAGACGCTGGGCGCCCTGGCGGCCATCGCGCTGGAGCGCGTCCACTTTGTCACCGTGGCCCAGGAGACCCTGCTGAAGATCGAGTCGGGGCGTCTGCGGGAATCCATGCTGAACGCCCTTTCCCACGATCTCAAGACGCCCCTGGCCTCCATGCAGATCATGGTCGAAACGCTCCTTCATGAAAAGGCCCGATTCCCGGAAGCGCAACACGATCTGGTGGCGCGGATCCACCTGCAGGTACGGGGCATGGCGCGCATCGTCGGCAATTTGCTCGACATGGCGCGGCTCGAAGCGGGGCCCGGCGTGCTCCGGCCCGACTGGCAGCACCTGGAAGAGCTCATTGGCACCGCCCGCAATGCCCTCGGCCCCGCCCTGGATCAGCACCGGTTGCTGGTCGAAATACCGTCCGACTTCCCCTTGCTCCATGGCGACGGCGTGCTCCTGGAGCGGGTGTTCGCAAATTTGCTCGAAAATGCGGGAAAATACGTGCCTGCCGGAGGGTCCATAGGCATTCGCGCCCGTGTGAAAGGCGTGCAGGCGGAAATTGAAGTGTGGGATGAAGGTCCTGGAATACCGAAAGGTCAGGAAAGTGTGCTGTTCGAGAAATTCGTGCGCGGGAAGTCGGAGTCCTCGGTGGCGGGCGTCGGACTCGGATTGGCGATTTGCCGCGCCATCATCGACGCCCACGGCGGCACCATCACGGCCGAAAATCGGCCAGAAGGCGGCACCTGCTTTCGCATGACCCTGCCCCTGAAGACACCGCCCGAACTGGATCCGGAGACGGTGGAAAGCGAGATGGACGACGCATGA
- a CDS encoding type II toxin-antitoxin system VapC family toxin has protein sequence MLLDSNIVIYAFDPAHAKVADFLRGKNIRASAVSKIEVMGYWRLTNDDHQSFAAFFAELDIIALSPEIVDGAIALRRKRSIGLADAIIAATALAHNLPLATHNTHDFDWIEGLDLIDPVEG, from the coding sequence ATGTTGCTGGACAGCAACATTGTCATCTATGCCTTCGATCCTGCCCATGCGAAGGTGGCCGATTTTCTGCGTGGCAAGAACATTCGGGCGTCGGCGGTCTCAAAAATCGAGGTCATGGGTTACTGGCGACTCACGAACGACGATCACCAGTCCTTCGCGGCCTTCTTTGCCGAGTTGGATATAATCGCCCTATCCCCCGAGATTGTTGATGGTGCCATCGCGTTGCGAAGAAAACGAAGCATCGGGCTCGCCGATGCCATCATTGCGGCCACGGCGCTCGCTCACAATTTGCCACTCGCAACGCACAACACGCACGACTTTGATTGGATCGAAGGCTTGGACCTAATCGACCCCGTTGAAGGGTGA
- the kdpE gene encoding two-component system response regulator KdpE, whose amino-acid sequence MINDNRATILVVEDEREIRRFLRSSLSDSGFEVVESDTLRGGLVEAGTRKPDLVILDLGLPDGDGVDFIREVRAWSNLPIVVLSARDAEKDKVGALDAGADDYLTKPFSTGELLARVRATLRRTTSATLDSGSSIRFGAIEVDLARRQVTNHGEKVHLTPIEYRLLTTLIAHEGKVLTHRNLLREVWGPSFVEHNHYLRIYMGHLRHKLEADPTRPAHLLTETGVGYRFVM is encoded by the coding sequence ATGATCAACGACAACCGCGCTACCATCCTGGTCGTCGAAGACGAGCGGGAAATTCGACGTTTCCTTCGCTCCAGCCTGAGCGACAGTGGATTCGAAGTGGTGGAGAGCGACACCCTCCGTGGTGGTCTGGTGGAGGCGGGCACCCGCAAGCCCGATCTTGTCATACTCGACCTCGGCCTGCCCGATGGCGACGGCGTCGACTTTATTCGCGAGGTCCGGGCCTGGAGCAACCTGCCCATCGTGGTCTTATCCGCGCGCGACGCCGAGAAGGACAAGGTCGGGGCGCTGGACGCGGGGGCCGACGACTATCTGACCAAGCCCTTCAGCACGGGCGAACTTCTTGCGCGCGTTCGCGCGACCTTGCGCCGCACCACCAGCGCCACGCTCGATTCGGGATCCAGCATCCGTTTTGGGGCGATAGAAGTCGATCTTGCCCGACGACAAGTCACCAACCACGGGGAGAAGGTTCACTTGACGCCCATTGAGTATCGTCTTCTGACGACCCTCATCGCCCATGAGGGAAAAGTGCTCACCCACCGCAACCTCCTTCGCGAAGTCTGGGGCCCATCCTTCGTCGAGCATAACCACTACCTTCGCATTTACATGGGTCACCTGCGCCACAAGCTGGAAGCCGACCCAACCCGACCGGCCCACCTACTCACTGAGACAGGCGTTGGGTATCGCTTCGTGATGTGA
- a CDS encoding DUF1080 domain-containing protein yields MRARKTTLMFIGVMLVAGLLHGNETAPDREGFVPLFNGSNLDGWKTTGNWVVEEDGTVSLVPRPGETGWQRFDAYIMTERTYKDFVLDLEFKIEKEGNSGVFFRVGDPLQPVANGIEVQILDTHGLENPGNHDCGGVIGTAAPSKNMAKPAGEWNRYTITVENNRLTVVLNGEQIIDLKLDESAMKDRPEMGHIGFQDEAKRIWYRNVRIKALPDKEPK; encoded by the coding sequence GTGCGTGCAAGAAAAACGACCCTGATGTTCATCGGCGTGATGCTGGTCGCGGGACTTTTACATGGAAACGAGACCGCGCCAGACCGGGAAGGCTTCGTTCCGCTCTTCAACGGCAGCAATCTGGATGGCTGGAAGACTACGGGCAACTGGGTGGTGGAGGAGGATGGCACGGTCTCCCTCGTGCCCCGGCCCGGCGAGACCGGCTGGCAGCGCTTCGACGCCTATATCATGACCGAACGCACCTACAAGGACTTCGTCCTCGACTTGGAGTTCAAGATCGAGAAGGAAGGCAACTCCGGCGTCTTTTTCCGCGTCGGCGATCCCCTCCAGCCCGTCGCCAACGGCATCGAAGTGCAGATCCTCGACACCCATGGCCTCGAAAATCCCGGGAACCACGACTGCGGCGGCGTCATCGGCACGGCGGCCCCCTCGAAAAACATGGCCAAACCCGCCGGCGAATGGAACCGCTATACCATCACGGTCGAGAACAACCGACTCACCGTCGTGCTCAACGGCGAGCAGATCATAGATCTAAAGCTCGACGAGTCCGCCATGAAAGACCGCCCCGAAATGGGCCACATCGGTTTTCAGGACGAAGCCAAGCGCATCTGGTACCGCAACGTGCGCATCAAGGCGTTGCCTGACAAGGAGCCGAAATAA
- a CDS encoding XamI family restriction endonuclease translates to MPVNMDKPHRWKDDVARSVDQYNEWFMRFAPGAYRETRFEATKQVETALALTNNLTDISSKTLAKHPEILPILRMSTAPPIARDRLIGLASVSPSLVNNMEKKQRVSPKLIATGAAAELEKIGTLIHKLADVDLFPWLENRVPPSDTEIHRAATVVADRLCGALADPIVRNAQEKRQLAMIRQWLEQRQYTLVKPASISEFREMVPGTFAFHLNVSVALEGGLSRVNIPIDVAILPHKGSKRGNPLLIECKSAGDFTNTNKRRKEEAVKISQLRANYGKSFNFILFLCGYFDSGYLGYEAAEGIDWVWEHRIDDLAKFGL, encoded by the coding sequence ATGCCGGTAAATATGGACAAGCCCCATCGTTGGAAAGACGATGTCGCCCGGTCGGTTGACCAATACAACGAATGGTTCATGCGCTTTGCCCCAGGGGCCTACCGCGAAACACGTTTTGAAGCCACGAAGCAGGTAGAAACGGCCCTCGCGCTAACCAACAATCTGACGGACATATCATCGAAGACGCTCGCGAAGCACCCGGAAATCCTACCCATTCTCAGAATGTCCACCGCACCGCCAATTGCCCGTGATCGATTGATTGGTCTCGCGTCAGTCTCGCCCAGTCTCGTGAACAATATGGAAAAGAAACAACGGGTGTCGCCGAAGTTGATAGCGACGGGCGCTGCCGCGGAACTTGAAAAAATTGGCACGTTGATACACAAACTCGCCGACGTGGATTTGTTTCCTTGGCTTGAAAATAGAGTCCCCCCTTCGGATACAGAGATTCATCGGGCCGCCACCGTGGTGGCCGACCGACTTTGCGGCGCCTTGGCAGATCCGATTGTCAGGAATGCGCAGGAGAAACGACAGCTCGCCATGATTCGGCAGTGGCTTGAGCAACGGCAGTACACGCTTGTAAAGCCCGCCTCGATATCCGAGTTTCGCGAAATGGTGCCGGGCACCTTTGCCTTCCATCTCAATGTATCCGTCGCACTTGAAGGCGGCCTATCCAGGGTCAACATTCCAATAGACGTAGCCATCTTGCCGCACAAAGGGAGCAAACGCGGCAATCCCCTGCTGATCGAGTGCAAATCGGCCGGCGACTTCACGAACACGAACAAGCGGCGCAAGGAAGAGGCGGTCAAGATTTCGCAGTTGCGGGCGAACTATGGGAAGTCTTTCAACTTCATCCTCTTTCTCTGCGGCTATTTTGACAGCGGCTATCTGGGCTACGAAGCCGCCGAAGGTATTGACTGGGTGTGGGAGCATCGAATCGACGACCTCGCGAAATTTGGACTCTAG
- the kdpC gene encoding potassium-transporting ATPase subunit KdpC, protein MKNILRPAVVLFALMTVLTGIVYPVLITVAAQALFPHQANGSLIIRDGTVVGSELIGQSVTAPRYFWGRPSASGGSAYNAAASGGSNLGPTNPALLEAVTARATLLRDAATDKNQPIPIDLVTASGSGLDPHISIAAAKYQAERVARFRSKDVGVIESLIEAHAERPAVPGFGEPVVNVLRLNLSLDEME, encoded by the coding sequence ATGAAAAACATACTTAGACCCGCAGTTGTGCTCTTCGCCCTCATGACTGTACTGACCGGAATCGTCTATCCGGTGCTCATCACCGTCGCCGCGCAGGCGCTCTTTCCCCATCAGGCCAACGGCAGTCTCATCATCCGTGACGGAACGGTTGTCGGCTCGGAATTGATTGGTCAGTCCGTTACCGCGCCCCGGTATTTCTGGGGCCGCCCTTCGGCCTCGGGGGGATCCGCGTACAATGCCGCGGCTTCGGGCGGCTCAAACCTCGGGCCGACCAACCCCGCGCTGCTCGAAGCCGTGACGGCGAGGGCGACTCTTCTGCGCGATGCTGCGACGGATAAGAACCAGCCGATCCCCATCGACCTGGTCACCGCCTCCGGCAGCGGTCTCGATCCCCATATCAGCATTGCTGCGGCGAAGTATCAGGCTGAACGTGTCGCGCGCTTTCGCAGCAAGGATGTGGGGGTGATCGAGTCCCTGATTGAAGCCCATGCCGAGCGTCCCGCCGTGCCGGGATTCGGGGAGCCGGTGGTGAACGTGTTGCGCCTCAATCTCAGCCTTGATGAAATGGAGTGA
- the kdpB gene encoding potassium-transporting ATPase subunit KdpB, protein MYKKSFSMLDPATMKSALVGAVKKLHPSSQFRNPVMFVVYVGSILTTALFVQALVGEGEAPPSFIFGVAAWLWATLLFANFSEAMAEGRGKAQAATLREMRTAVHAKLLIEPKRHAPWENVLADELRKGDVVLIEAGDMVPCDGEVIEGVASVDESAITGESAPVIREAGGDFSSVTGGTRVLSDWLVVRVAVDPGESFLDRMIKMVEGSQRRKTPNEVALTILLVGLTIAFLMATATLLPFSQYAANNGSGGAPVSITVLAALLVCLIPTTIGGLLSAIGIAGMSRVLAANVVATSGRSIEAAGDVDILLLDKTGTITLGNRQAVAFLPADWVAVEDLADAAQLASLSDETPEGRSITVLAKRAYNLRERELAALDAHFIPFTAQTRMSGVSLGGREICKGAAEAVRAWVESQGGSYPESMSKLVDDVATRGSTPLVVAEGTKVLGVVELKDIVKGGIRERFAELRRMGIQTVMITGDNPKTAAAIAAEAGVDNFLAEATPEAKLAMIRRYQAEGHMVAMTGDGTNDAPALAQADVAMAMNSGTQAAKEAGTMVDLDSNPTKLIEIVQIGKQMLMTRGALTTFSIANDVAKYFAIIPAAFAATYPSLGVLNVMGLETPASAILSADIFNALIIIALIPLALRGVAYTPASAGALLRRNMLIYGLGGLVAPFVGIKVIDMALSVF, encoded by the coding sequence CCGGCCACAATGAAGAGTGCCCTGGTGGGTGCGGTCAAGAAGCTCCACCCCAGCAGTCAGTTCCGGAATCCGGTCATGTTTGTGGTTTACGTGGGCAGTATATTGACGACAGCCCTCTTCGTCCAGGCGCTCGTTGGCGAAGGTGAAGCGCCCCCAAGTTTTATCTTCGGCGTAGCAGCCTGGCTCTGGGCCACCCTGCTCTTCGCCAACTTTTCCGAAGCCATGGCCGAAGGCCGGGGCAAAGCCCAGGCGGCGACCCTGCGCGAGATGCGTACCGCCGTCCATGCGAAGCTCCTCATCGAGCCAAAGCGCCACGCCCCCTGGGAGAACGTGCTGGCCGACGAGCTCCGAAAAGGCGATGTGGTCCTCATCGAGGCCGGTGACATGGTGCCCTGCGACGGCGAAGTGATCGAGGGCGTCGCGTCGGTGGACGAGAGCGCCATTACGGGCGAGTCGGCTCCGGTCATTCGCGAGGCCGGCGGCGATTTCAGTTCCGTCACCGGCGGCACCCGCGTGCTTTCCGATTGGCTCGTTGTCCGCGTGGCCGTGGATCCTGGAGAGTCCTTTCTAGATCGCATGATCAAGATGGTGGAGGGTTCCCAACGGCGCAAGACCCCGAACGAAGTGGCTCTGACCATCCTTCTCGTCGGCTTGACGATTGCCTTCCTCATGGCCACGGCCACGCTGCTGCCCTTCTCGCAGTATGCGGCGAATAATGGCAGCGGGGGAGCGCCGGTAAGCATCACGGTCCTCGCCGCCCTGCTGGTATGCCTGATTCCCACGACCATTGGCGGCCTCCTTTCAGCCATCGGTATCGCGGGCATGAGCCGCGTGCTGGCGGCAAACGTGGTCGCGACGTCCGGCCGTTCCATCGAGGCCGCGGGCGATGTTGACATCCTCTTGCTGGACAAGACCGGCACCATTACCCTGGGTAACCGGCAGGCGGTCGCCTTCCTTCCCGCGGACTGGGTGGCGGTCGAAGACCTGGCCGACGCGGCCCAGTTGGCCTCACTTTCCGACGAGACGCCCGAAGGGCGGAGTATCACCGTGCTTGCGAAGCGGGCCTACAACCTCCGCGAACGTGAACTGGCCGCGCTTGACGCCCATTTCATACCCTTCACGGCACAGACGCGAATGAGCGGTGTTTCCCTCGGCGGTCGCGAAATATGCAAGGGCGCCGCCGAGGCGGTGCGCGCCTGGGTTGAGTCACAGGGAGGCAGCTACCCGGAAAGCATGAGCAAGCTCGTAGACGATGTGGCCACCCGGGGGAGCACGCCGCTGGTGGTTGCGGAGGGCACCAAGGTGCTGGGCGTGGTCGAGTTGAAGGACATTGTCAAGGGCGGAATTCGCGAGCGCTTCGCGGAACTGCGCCGAATGGGCATACAGACCGTCATGATTACCGGTGACAACCCAAAGACGGCGGCGGCGATTGCCGCGGAAGCCGGCGTGGACAATTTCCTGGCGGAAGCCACACCGGAAGCCAAACTCGCCATGATCCGACGCTACCAGGCGGAGGGCCACATGGTGGCCATGACGGGCGATGGAACCAACGACGCCCCCGCATTGGCCCAGGCCGATGTGGCCATGGCGATGAATTCGGGTACGCAGGCGGCCAAGGAAGCCGGCACGATGGTGGATCTGGACTCCAACCCGACAAAGTTAATCGAGATCGTCCAAATTGGCAAGCAGATGCTCATGACGCGCGGCGCGCTCACCACCTTCAGTATCGCCAACGACGTGGCGAAGTACTTCGCCATTATTCCGGCGGCCTTCGCGGCGACCTATCCGTCGCTGGGTGTGCTCAACGTGATGGGGCTCGAAACGCCGGCCTCGGCAATTCTGTCGGCGGATATCTTCAACGCCTTGATTATCATCGCCCTGATTCCCCTGGCCCTTCGCGGCGTGGCCTACACGCCCGCGTCCGCCGGAGCGCTGCTCCGGCGGAACATGTTGATCTACGGACTGGGGGGACTTGTCGCGCCCTTCGTCGGTATCAAAGTTATCGACATGGCGCTGTCCGTGTTCTGA
- a CDS encoding SAM-dependent DNA methyltransferase, which produces MLNIDELERERLEIQARLDSEKTQAERNRMGQFATPTALACDLLRYAKRELSLDTPIRFLDPALGTGSFYSAFLRIFGEDAPFAADGFEIDGHYGEPSRDLWQQHGLNIRSEDFTAAVPPENDADKATLLICNPPYVRHHHISAEDKRRLHDRVAAKHGIALSGLSGLYCYFLCLSKEWMASGGLAAWLIPSEFMDVNYGRAVKDFLLNKVTLLHIHRFSPADVQFGDALVSSAIVWFRNESPAPSHTARFSLGGSLLEPSTESEYPLEQLHLEKKWTSLPQTGTPRQIAITCELPEPVLGDFFSVKRGIATGANNFFIMSLAEAERRKIPKQFLTPILPSPRYLATDRIENGKDGVPAIEKLGFLFSSALPEERIQHEYPDVWKYLEEGRERGVPEGYICRNRYPWYQQERREAPMFLCTYMGRTNGNGTDQVFRFILNHSNAVAANVYLLLYPKPWVKKELQANPHLAEEIWAMLQSIPVGSLIGEGRVYGGGLHKLEPKELLNVPAEKFALLFSSHFKVSAIQMTLF; this is translated from the coding sequence ATGCTGAATATCGACGAACTAGAACGGGAACGGCTTGAAATACAGGCTAGGCTGGATTCCGAAAAGACCCAGGCGGAGCGAAACCGCATGGGCCAATTTGCCACGCCTACCGCGCTGGCCTGCGACCTGCTCCGATACGCCAAACGCGAGCTGTCCCTGGACACTCCAATACGCTTTCTCGATCCCGCCCTCGGGACAGGTTCTTTCTATTCAGCCTTTCTTCGCATATTTGGCGAGGATGCTCCCTTTGCCGCCGACGGCTTTGAGATCGACGGCCACTATGGAGAACCTTCGCGCGATCTGTGGCAACAACACGGGCTGAACATTCGAAGCGAGGACTTCACGGCGGCGGTGCCGCCCGAAAACGATGCGGACAAGGCCACGCTGCTCATCTGCAATCCGCCCTATGTCCGCCATCACCACATTTCAGCCGAAGACAAGCGCCGTCTTCATGATCGCGTTGCCGCGAAACACGGTATCGCCTTGTCGGGACTCAGCGGGCTCTATTGTTATTTCCTGTGCCTCTCCAAAGAGTGGATGGCCTCCGGCGGACTCGCCGCATGGCTCATTCCGAGTGAGTTCATGGATGTGAACTACGGCAGGGCCGTCAAGGACTTCCTGCTGAATAAGGTCACCCTGTTGCACATCCATCGCTTCTCCCCGGCGGATGTTCAGTTTGGCGACGCCCTGGTTTCTTCCGCCATTGTATGGTTCAGGAACGAGTCCCCCGCGCCTTCCCACACGGCCAGGTTTTCCCTCGGCGGATCCCTCTTGGAGCCATCGACGGAAAGTGAATACCCGCTTGAGCAACTCCACTTGGAGAAAAAGTGGACTAGCCTTCCTCAGACCGGCACGCCACGACAAATCGCCATCACCTGCGAATTGCCAGAGCCCGTCCTCGGCGATTTTTTTAGTGTCAAGCGTGGAATCGCCACGGGGGCCAATAACTTCTTCATCATGTCCCTCGCGGAGGCCGAACGGCGCAAGATCCCGAAGCAATTCCTGACTCCGATTCTCCCGAGTCCGCGCTATCTCGCCACGGATCGGATAGAAAACGGAAAAGACGGCGTTCCGGCGATTGAAAAGCTGGGCTTCCTTTTCTCCAGCGCCCTGCCGGAGGAACGCATCCAGCACGAATACCCCGACGTGTGGAAATACCTCGAAGAAGGCCGCGAGCGAGGAGTCCCAGAAGGTTACATCTGCCGCAACCGCTATCCGTGGTATCAGCAAGAGCGCCGAGAAGCCCCTATGTTCCTCTGCACCTACATGGGGCGCACCAACGGCAACGGCACAGACCAGGTATTCCGATTCATACTCAACCACTCCAACGCCGTCGCGGCGAATGTCTACCTGCTCCTCTACCCAAAACCGTGGGTCAAGAAGGAGCTTCAGGCGAATCCGCACCTGGCGGAAGAAATTTGGGCCATGCTCCAGTCGATACCCGTCGGAAGCCTAATCGGCGAAGGGCGGGTCTACGGCGGCGGACTACACAAATTGGAACCGAAGGAACTGCTGAACGTTCCCGCTGAAAAGTTTGCCTTGCTGTTTTCGTCCCATTTCAAGGTTTCGGCTATTCAGATGACATTGTTTTGA
- the folK gene encoding 2-amino-4-hydroxy-6-hydroxymethyldihydropteridine diphosphokinase: MIVQLSLGSNLGDRAASLRAALRALMSVEGVELKAWSHCYETEPIGFTEQPAFLNMAVEIETALGPLELLNAVKTIEATIGRQKTTRWGPREIDIDIILWGDTEYASDRLTLPHREFRQRAFVLVPMAEIAPEAVDPVTGETIAELAKHPEVRGWIEKREKIAP; the protein is encoded by the coding sequence ATGATCGTACAGTTGAGTCTTGGCAGTAATCTGGGTGATCGTGCCGCGTCGTTGCGCGCCGCGTTGCGGGCGTTGATGTCGGTGGAGGGGGTGGAATTAAAGGCGTGGTCCCATTGTTACGAGACTGAGCCGATTGGCTTTACGGAGCAGCCGGCTTTCTTGAATATGGCGGTTGAGATCGAGACGGCCCTCGGGCCGCTTGAACTCCTGAATGCCGTCAAGACGATTGAAGCCACGATTGGTCGGCAGAAGACCACCCGGTGGGGTCCTCGCGAGATTGATATCGACATCATTCTCTGGGGGGACACGGAGTATGCATCGGATCGGTTAACCTTGCCGCACCGGGAGTTTCGCCAGCGCGCCTTTGTGCTGGTGCCCATGGCGGAGATTGCGCCGGAGGCCGTGGACCCCGTCACGGGGGAGACGATTGCCGAATTGGCGAAGCACCCCGAAGTGCGGGGGTGGATCGAAAAACGCGAGAAAATCGCACCCTGA